The sequence CCGACACGGGCATCCATCCGTCCACCGCCGAAGGCCTGGCCAAGCTGAAGCCGGTCATGCCCGACGGGACCGTGACGTTCGGCGGCCAGACCCATCCCGCGGACGGCTCGGCGGCTGCGATCGTGGTCGAAAGTGCGGAGCGCGCCGCCGAGCTCGCCTCCAATCCGGACATCACCATCGAGCTGGTCTCGTTCGGACTGGCCCGGGTGGAAAAGGCGCACATGCCGGCCGCCCCCATCCCGGCGTCCCTGCAGGCCCTTGAGCGGGCCGGCAAGACCATTGCCGACATGGCGGCGATCAAGTCGCACAACCCGTTCGCGGTGAACGACATCGCGTTCGCCCGCGCCATGGGCATCGACTGGCGGTCGATGAACAATTTCGGCTCGTCGCTGATCTGGGGCCATCCCCAGGGGCCGACCGGCGTGCGCGCCATCATCGAACTGATCGAGGAACTGGCCCTCAAGGGCGGCGGCTACGGCCTGTTCCAGGGCTGCGCGGCCGGCGATTCGTCGATGGCGGTGGTGCTGAAGGTCGGCTGATCGGGCACGGGGCCCTACTGTCAGATCCGCAAAGAAAACGGGGCGGGTGTCAGACCCGCTCCCAGAGCGCGGCGTAGCGGGCGCCGTCGGCCGCACCGCCGTCGAGGAACGACTTCGTCTTGATGGTGTCGAGGACCTCGCCGAGCGTTTCCTCGATGGTCCGGCCGGAGGTGTCGACGACGGCCTCGGCGCGCGCATAAAGCGCCTCGCGGCTGGTGAGGATGCTCTTGAGCTCGTCCATCGCCGCCGCGTTGCCGGCCATGGGCCGCTCGTCACCCTGGGCGCGCACCCGGGTCATGTGCTCTTCCGGCTGCGCCTTCAGCCAGATCGTGTGGAAGTGGCGCAGGAGATAGTTGAACGTCTCCGGCTCCGACACGATGCCGCCGGCGACCGCCAGAACGATCGCGTCATGGGTGGCCGCCACCCGCTCGACCGACTGGCGTTCCAGCCGCCGGTAGCCTTCCTGGCCATAGAGCGCCATGACCTCGTTGACCGGCATGCCGCTGGCCTGCTCGATCTCCTCGTTCAGTTCCAGGAAGGGAACGCCCACGGCGGAAGCGGTCAGCCGGCCGATGGTGGACTTGCCCGCACCGCGCAGTCCGATCAGCGCGACCCGCGACGCGCGGCGCAGGTCCGGATGTTCCGGGTCGAGAATTTCCAGGACCCGGCGCCGCTGCTCGCGCGTCGCCACCCGGTACAACGCCGCCACGGCCGGGATCTCGGACACGAACGGATCGTCCTCGCCGACCAGCCACTCGATCCGGAAGTCGAGGGCATCGGCGATGCGGCGCAGGAGCGCGATCGAGATGTTGCCGGATCCGCTTTCGAGCTGGGCCAGGTAGCGCTGGGAGACGCCGGACGCTTCGGACAGCGCCTTGCGCGACATCCCGCGCCGGGCGCGGCCGTTGCGGACCCGTTCGCCGACCATCTCCAGAAAGCTGGAGCCCTCGGCGAGGGACGCTTCGTCCGTGCTCGACACGCGGCCGCTGAAGGTGACGATTTCGCTGACGCTGCCTGAGCTCATATCAGCCCAATTATGCATTATAATTCATAGGGCCTCAAGCGGCGCGTCGCTCTAATCCCCCATATTCGCAGGCGCGACGGACCGCTGCAAGAGCGGTGAACGATGCCGGCAGGACGAGCGGCATCGACAGTGCACTATTATGTCGTTTCGACCCGCTCGGACGCGGCATCGGGAAAGTGCGGTGCGATCAGCGCCAG is a genomic window of Amorphus orientalis containing:
- a CDS encoding helix-turn-helix transcriptional regulator is translated as MSSGSVSEIVTFSGRVSSTDEASLAEGSSFLEMVGERVRNGRARRGMSRKALSEASGVSQRYLAQLESGSGNISIALLRRIADALDFRIEWLVGEDDPFVSEIPAVAALYRVATREQRRRVLEILDPEHPDLRRASRVALIGLRGAGKSTIGRLTASAVGVPFLELNEEIEQASGMPVNEVMALYGQEGYRRLERQSVERVAATHDAIVLAVAGGIVSEPETFNYLLRHFHTIWLKAQPEEHMTRVRAQGDERPMAGNAAAMDELKSILTSREALYARAEAVVDTSGRTIEETLGEVLDTIKTKSFLDGGAADGARYAALWERV